Genomic segment of Marinilabiliales bacterium:
TCCAAATTACGACGGGAATGCCAATGAGCGCGGTTACCGAGTTTATCGGAAGGCTCCCTTCCATAGCAGGCAGCCTGGAGACAATGTCGCTGGCCAGCAATACAGCAGCACCGGTGAGGGCGGTGGCCGGCAGCAGCACGGCATGGTCGGCATTCCTGAACATCATGCGCGCGAGGTGGGGAACAGCAATCCCGATAAACGCGATTGGCCCGCAGAAGGCGGTTATCGTTCCTGCCAGGAGGCTGGTGCTGACGAATATGATGATCCTCGCTGCAGTAATGTTCACGCCCAGGCTCCGCGCATAATTCTCGCCAAGCAGCATGGTGTTGAGCATCTTTACCGAAGCACCCGCTATGAGAAGTCCCCCAACAACAGCGGGAACCATGATGCCCAGCTGCGGGCCCGTTACACCGCCAAGGCTGCCCATGGTCCATATCATGAATGACCTTAGCATGGTTTCGGTACTGAAGTACTGCATGACGCTCACAAGGGCCCCTGTTGCACTGCCGAACATAATACCCAGTATCAGTATGGTCATGATATCGCGTACCCTGAAGCTCACCAGGAGGATAAGGACAAGCACGGCACCCGAGCCGGCCCATGCCGCTATCACCACTGGCCAGTCGCCAACCGCCCATGCCGTATAGCCGGGGATCAGGGTAAGGCCCATTACAACGACTGCGACACCCAGGCTGGCTCCGGCGCTTATTCCCAGCACGTAGGGGCCTGCCAGGGGATTCCGGAAGACGGTCTGCATCAGCAGTCCGCTTACCGACAACCCGGCTCCCGCTACCAGTGCGGTAATCGCCCTCGGCAGCCTCAGGTCGGTCACTATTATGTGCCACTCGGGCCTTGATGCCTCACCGCCTGACAGGATAATGAATATATCGGAAATGGGTATCCTGACCGTGCCGGTAAGGATACCGGCAATGAATAGCAGCAGCACTGATAACGAAAGGGTTACTATCAGTATGATGGTTTTGTTGTTTCGCCGTTCAGGTGCTGATGGGTTTGTCATCAGTTAATTTTGTTGTACTGTGCCAGGTTATTGTGTTTGTTCATGTTATTTTGTCTGCCGAAGGCTGATGCGGGTTTCATTCCAGTTTCCTGTAATAGACCGGCTCATGGTCAGGTAAAAGTTCCCTGTGAAATATCCACACCAGGTCGGCCAGAATTATATGGGGATTTACGATACCCGATTCCC
This window contains:
- a CDS encoding iron ABC transporter permease; the protein is MTNPSAPERRNNKTIILIVTLSLSVLLLFIAGILTGTVRIPISDIFIILSGGEASRPEWHIIVTDLRLPRAITALVAGAGLSVSGLLMQTVFRNPLAGPYVLGISAGASLGVAVVVMGLTLIPGYTAWAVGDWPVVIAAWAGSGAVLVLILLVSFRVRDIMTILILGIMFGSATGALVSVMQYFSTETMLRSFMIWTMGSLGGVTGPQLGIMVPAVVGGLLIAGASVKMLNTMLLGENYARSLGVNITAARIIIFVSTSLLAGTITAFCGPIAFIGIAVPHLARMMFRNADHAVLLPATALTGAAVLLASDIVSRLPAMEGSLPINSVTALIGIPVVIWIVIRNQKLTGIF